The genomic interval GCGGTCGTCACCGCGGCAGAGCGGCATCAAATGAGTTGGGCATATTGGGAGTTCGGTGCCGGCTTTGGCCTCTACGATATCCAACAGTCCCAGTGGCGTCAGGATCTGTTGAACGCCGTCATGCCGTAGTGATCGCACCTCCCCCTCGGGACGAAATCGGACGACGCCTTTTTGAGACACGAACATTACCGCACGTTTTGAGCGATCATCGTTTGCCAAGTGAATGCGTTTACCGAGAAGGCTCCCTGTTCAATCCTGCATGGCCAGCTTGGGGTCGGCAGAGAATTGGTAGTCCGGATGATCTGCTTCAAAGTCCTCGTCGCCCAGCCCGACATTGATTTTGAGGCCGGCCAAGAAGAATTCTTCCAAAAGTGTGCGGTCAAGATTTGCCTCACTCTCTTTACCAGACTTCGTTTGATGCGAAGCGTCAGTCTCCCAGCCGTAGGTAGCGACGTAAATCGGCAATCGAAGCTCAGCGTCAACCATGAAACGGACAAAATGATAAGGCACATCGTCCGCCTTCTTATGAAGTCTCAGTTCAAAGTGTCGGCAATGTTTTCCCTTGATCGATTTCCTTTCGAACTCTGACAACTCGCAATCGGCGCTGTTGGCGTGGCACCTCAACTGATCCAATGCCGTTTGGAACATGATGTTGACGCAGGTATCGGTCACCAAATAGTTGCTTTCTGCTTTTGCAAATGGATGATCCGTCGGTAAGGCTTGAGTGTAGTTGGCGAACACCATGCCTCCCTTGCGTGCCAGCATCAGACCGTCTCGTTGGTCTTCGACAAACAGGATCTCGCGTCCCGCGAGCGTTTGGGGGCGATAGAACTTCATGTAGACGCTAAGCGGGACTTCGGAGCCTTCGTCGGTCTGCTTCGGCTCGCGAACCTTGATCTTTGCAAACTGTCGCGGGGAAAGCTTGCCTCCAAGCTTCTCACGTTTGATCAACAACGCCGTGTAGTCTTTCACATCGTTTTGGTAATCATCGTAAGCCGTAGAGAGTTCCGAGTGAATCTCATCGATTCGACACTTTCCGATGCATTCGCCTGCCACTTGCAGGTCTTCGAAACAAGACAAGTCTGACGAAGCCCGATCATCGTCTGCCTGATGTTTCTGAGTCGAACTCGGTTCGGCTGCGCTGCCAGCCGGGGCGAGCAATGCTGCACAAAATACGAGCAGCCAATGGTATCTGGTTGGTCGTTGGCACATCAGATTTGTCTCCAAGAGGGCGCGTCATACGATGATGAGTTGGGGATTTTGCGATTCGAGGATCACACATGCCCCTCATCTGCGATCTCGCAAATCCTATGCCAGAGCGTTTGTGAAACCTTAGAAATGCGGCGCTGGCCAGACGGTGCCATCATGGTTTGACCTGCGGATTTCGAATGTACTTGGAGAATCGGTGCCATCCGCCCAGTTCAGAGAACGCTACATCCGTTTGTTCAGGCATATTTGCCAGCCGTTGCAAAAAGTTGCGTGAATCTGTTGCTGGAGGCAATGGTTCAAAGAAGCCGGATGGGGACTCAAAACGAGACAAGACGCTACCGGACGTGTTGGAGATTGGATGTTGGAAACGAGATGGATCTAGCGGTGGCTCTCGAACGAAATCCTGATTGACCATGCGGAACGTTTGCATTGCGGATTCCGAATAACGGAACGATTGGATGATAGATTCCAACATTGGTTCTAGAGAACGGAGACGCTCTGGAGGACCGTGTACGCAAAACGTGAAGACTAGCTCGTAGTGAAAACTCGTCTGCTCATCCCAGAGCACCAAAACGTACTTTCGGTAAGCGACCAGAGGTCCTCCAGATCGAGCCGCTGCAAAACTGATGGCGAAATGGCTTCGACTACCGATGAATACCAGGTGAATGCCGAGAATCGTGACGTGTCGCAATTGATTCGCTGGCAACTGGCTTTGGAAATACTTGGCCATCGCATAGGCATCACGCCGAAGGTCAAGATCGTCAGACGTGCCGTCATTATCAAACGGAGACGAATTTCTTGGAAAGCGATTTGCGCGTATTTCAAGATCGACTATTCCGTTCACATCGCGTACGAAACTCTGCGAGAATTCAAAATCCTCTCCAAGGTGCCGAATTCCAATGTCTCTTGCTTTCCACCCTGGCAAGCGGATGCTGAGCCCCAGGAAAGGTAAATGAACCGGGACTGATTCAAGATCGGGCTCTGTGACGAGTCTTTGCATTGTCTCTGGAAGAGGCCAGCCACAATCCACTCTCAAAAATCTCTCTAACTTCTGTAAATCCAGTATTCGATCGGATCGCGAATTCATCCTGGGTACGTCACCGATCTGCGGATGATTCCACATTCGCTCAAGAGAGTCTTGTGCGAGATGGGCAGCGTCCCTCGGCGCTAGTCGTATCTCTGCTGCCGATTTTGACGAGAGCAAGTCACACGCTCTCAGGAGTTGAAACTCGATCTGACACCAGTCAGCTTGAACATACAAATCGCTGGAGAAAACGAGCACGTGCGTCGCCTGAGTGATCCCTTTGGCGATTTGGTCCACAATTGCCTTAAAATCTTCTTGTCCTTCCAACGGAATCTGGTCTTCGGCGAACCAGCACTCTATCTGGTTGTGGCGAAGCCAGGAAGCGACATGCCGGGCAAGGTTGCTGTCCTGAGATTTGTAGCTGAGGAATACTCGAAACGTCATGGTTGTTTGCTCCCGGATTTCTCGCAATAAGGGGCAAGTTGCATCCGTGTCACAGCCCACGTGCACCATCCAGACTTAGAACGTGGATGCGATAGAGAAACCGTTTTGGAGATGGCCTCGGTTTTCGCAACTCAACCGTGGCTATAGTCAAAAAGGCTTACCCCCAAATAAAGACTGCACGATGCATTAGAAACGTATCACAGCGTTAGGAATCGTTCGATGTCTCCCATCTGCAACTTGGTTCCGTCGGCACGCTTTCCCGTTTGATTGTAGATCTGCCGTGCTTGTTCGCCCAACGCTTCGATCGATTGCGGAGAGCCACCGCGTGCATTCAGAATATGCATCTTGGCCAGAGCAACGGAGGGAAAGTTCGGATCAATGGCTTCCGCTACCAAGACAGACTTGGATGCTTGATCGAATTGCTTGATGTCGAAATGCCACTTTGCAAGCGCCAGCCAGAATTTTGGACTGCGAGGTTCGAGCTCTATCGCTCGCATGATATGAAACTCGGCTTTCGGATGTTGATCCAGTTTCAGCAAAACCAACGCGTACTCGCTGTGCGCATCTGCACACCTTTCATTCAGTTGCAGCGATTTTTCAAGCTTGGATTTTGCTGCACGAAAGTCACCACGACTGACATCATCAAACGCTAAATTTACCAATTGCGCCGCCAGGTATTTAGGGTCCGTAGAATTCATGCTCAGTTCCGCCGGTTCGAGGAAGGGTTCATTCTGATCGATGGGAAAAGCGAAGATGACAGTGTATCACCCAACGAACTGCGATGTCGTAAGTAGGATTCATGCGACTCGCTACTTTAATCGCATTTCCTCTTCTCGGTTTTCAATAGTGAAGGTTGATACACATGTGTCTACTGATTGGAGCCCGAGAACAGCAATCCATTCTCGGCATGCGGATTGGAAACGAGGCCTTCCTAATGAATGTTGCGATGAAAAACGCATGCACCTGATTTCGGATTGAATCGTCTCAGGATGGCTGCCGAGAGCAAGTAATCATGGGTTGTTGATTTCGACCTGAATCTCGCTATCGTGTTGGCCGTTTGATGGTTAGTCGCGTCTTGTGCGATGTGTTTAGGCGGAGGATGTTGCAAGGGCAAAGAACAACCCAGAGTTTGAGAACCACCTCTTGATTATCCGGCGAGCTAGTTATGCCTCTCGATGATGATGTGTTGCGGGCATTGGAAACCCATGATGCTGCGGTGGAGGATAGCGGGCTATCAGTTTGGGTGGGTGCTGAGCCGACTTACACTGATCGATTCTCTGAGTCTCCCGAGTGGCTCTTCGATGCCCTCGGTGACACAAAGCATCTTCGCGCCGAGAGCTTGCTCGGCCGTATTGCCCGTGAGCGTGTCAGCGCAGGTGCGGTGATTCTGCGGACGGTGGGCCGACAGTATGGTGGTGAGCCGTTGCCGCGTTGGAGCATCGGTCTATACTCTCGTCGAGATGGGACGCCTCTTTGGAGCGGACCGCACGATCCGATCCTGGCCTGTAATCGCAAGACGATGGAGGAGAGAATGCCGCAGGACGCGGCGGCAACGATACCGGCATTAGCGGAATGCTTGGCCGAGAATTTGCGATCCGAAGGAATCAATGCCGCGGCGCTTGCCGGAGAGTTAGCCGGTCGCGTCGTATTCTCAGCGGACGACCAAGCTTTGCCGATGAATTCAGACGAGGAATCAGCACTGGCAAGATCCTCGGTGCACAAACGCAAGGTGAAGGATGCTGAAGTCAAGGATCTGCTGTCAGCGAGAGGAACCTTTCTGGTGATCTGCAGGAGAGCGAGTGGTGACGCGGAAGTTGAGTTGCCTGCCGTCGGTGATGTGGCGTTGTTCGCATTGTTGCTGAAGGCTCTGTCCAAGTCTGCTAACGAAGTCGGGATATCCGCGCTGGTGATCATGGGCTATCCGCCTCCCGTCGATGAAACCGTTGCCTGGATGACCGTGACGCCTGATCCAGCCGTGATCGAAATCAACATGGCACCTGCGCCGCGAACGGCTGAGTTGTTGAGTGATCTC from Stieleria varia carries:
- a CDS encoding tetratricopeptide repeat protein; this translates as MNSTDPKYLAAQLVNLAFDDVSRGDFRAAKSKLEKSLQLNERCADAHSEYALVLLKLDQHPKAEFHIMRAIELEPRSPKFWLALAKWHFDIKQFDQASKSVLVAEAIDPNFPSVALAKMHILNARGGSPQSIEALGEQARQIYNQTGKRADGTKLQMGDIERFLTL
- a CDS encoding toll/interleukin-1 receptor domain-containing protein is translated as MTFRVFLSYKSQDSNLARHVASWLRHNQIECWFAEDQIPLEGQEDFKAIVDQIAKGITQATHVLVFSSDLYVQADWCQIEFQLLRACDLLSSKSAAEIRLAPRDAAHLAQDSLERMWNHPQIGDVPRMNSRSDRILDLQKLERFLRVDCGWPLPETMQRLVTEPDLESVPVHLPFLGLSIRLPGWKARDIGIRHLGEDFEFSQSFVRDVNGIVDLEIRANRFPRNSSPFDNDGTSDDLDLRRDAYAMAKYFQSQLPANQLRHVTILGIHLVFIGSRSHFAISFAAARSGGPLVAYRKYVLVLWDEQTSFHYELVFTFCVHGPPERLRSLEPMLESIIQSFRYSESAMQTFRMVNQDFVREPPLDPSRFQHPISNTSGSVLSRFESPSGFFEPLPPATDSRNFLQRLANMPEQTDVAFSELGGWHRFSKYIRNPQVKP
- a CDS encoding DUF1571 domain-containing protein; amino-acid sequence: MCQRPTRYHWLLVFCAALLAPAGSAAEPSSTQKHQADDDRASSDLSCFEDLQVAGECIGKCRIDEIHSELSTAYDDYQNDVKDYTALLIKREKLGGKLSPRQFAKIKVREPKQTDEGSEVPLSVYMKFYRPQTLAGREILFVEDQRDGLMLARKGGMVFANYTQALPTDHPFAKAESNYLVTDTCVNIMFQTALDQLRCHANSADCELSEFERKSIKGKHCRHFELRLHKKADDVPYHFVRFMVDAELRLPIYVATYGWETDASHQTKSGKESEANLDRTLLEEFFLAGLKINVGLGDEDFEADHPDYQFSADPKLAMQD